One stretch of Segatella copri DNA includes these proteins:
- a CDS encoding HAD-IA family hydrolase, with amino-acid sequence MAMAPSPVPCHTPCTGGEENCVPDAHIYEEVIRQANINLDETLFIDDLKENCEAAEKLGIHTFQNVKFDDWLSLRF; translated from the coding sequence ATGGCGATGGCGCCATCGCCGGTTCCATGTCACACTCCTTGCACTGGCGGGGAAGAGAACTGTGTTCCTGATGCCCACATCTATGAGGAGGTAATCAGGCAGGCGAACATCAATCTCGATGAAACCCTCTTCATCGATGATCTGAAGGAAAACTGTGAGGCTGCCGAGAAACTGGGCATCCATACCTTCCAGAACGTGAAGTTCGATGATTGGCTTTCACTTCGATTCTGA
- a CDS encoding dicarboxylate/amino acid:cation symporter codes for MKRIKMPLLARIIIAILLGVIFGNFFNEAAVRAFLTFNGIFSQFLGFMIPLIIIGLVTPAIADIGHGAGKLLLATVGIAFADTILAGLLAYGTGSALFPHMIANSAHVAVDKAEELKPFFEIKIPAMVDVMSALVFSFIAGLGIAHKGSRTMQNVFQEFKEIVSGVIAKVIIPLLPLYIFGIFLGMTFSGEAYHILLVFAQIILVILVLHIVILLYEYLLAGGLSHKNPFKLLLNMLPAYFTALGTSSSAATIPVTLKQTLKNGVTDGIAGFTIPLCATIHLSGSMMKITCCALTICLINGMPCNLPLFLNFIFVLAICMVAAPGVPGGAVMAALGPLASVLGFNADMQALMIALYIAMDSFGTACNVTGDGAIAIVVDKIFRKDK; via the coding sequence ATGAAAAGAATCAAAATGCCACTTTTGGCAAGAATCATCATTGCCATCCTGTTGGGTGTAATCTTCGGCAATTTCTTCAATGAAGCTGCCGTCAGAGCGTTTCTCACCTTCAACGGCATCTTCAGCCAGTTTCTGGGCTTTATGATACCGCTCATCATCATCGGTCTCGTAACACCAGCCATTGCCGACATCGGTCATGGAGCCGGAAAACTCCTCCTTGCCACTGTGGGCATCGCCTTTGCCGACACCATCCTGGCGGGTCTGCTTGCCTATGGTACAGGTTCGGCACTCTTCCCACACATGATTGCAAATTCTGCCCATGTGGCAGTAGATAAGGCTGAAGAACTCAAACCCTTCTTCGAAATCAAGATACCAGCCATGGTTGATGTGATGAGTGCCCTCGTCTTCTCGTTCATCGCCGGACTGGGCATTGCCCATAAAGGCAGCCGCACCATGCAGAACGTTTTTCAGGAATTCAAGGAAATCGTATCAGGTGTCATTGCCAAAGTCATCATTCCCCTACTGCCCCTTTACATCTTCGGCATCTTCCTGGGCATGACTTTCTCGGGCGAAGCATACCATATCCTGCTGGTCTTTGCACAGATTATCCTCGTGATTCTCGTACTTCATATCGTCATCTTACTTTACGAATATCTGTTGGCTGGCGGCTTGTCCCACAAGAATCCTTTTAAGCTGTTGCTCAACATGTTGCCAGCCTACTTCACGGCACTTGGCACATCATCATCAGCAGCCACCATTCCGGTAACTCTGAAGCAGACCTTGAAAAACGGCGTCACCGATGGCATTGCCGGCTTCACCATTCCGCTCTGTGCCACCATCCATCTCTCGGGATCAATGATGAAGATTACCTGTTGTGCGCTCACCATCTGTCTCATCAATGGTATGCCTTGCAATCTCCCCCTCTTCCTCAACTTCATCTTCGTGCTCGCCATCTGCATGGTAGCAGCTCCGGGAGTTCCGGGAGGAGCCGTCATGGCAGCGCTAGGTCCGCTAGCCTCAGTTTTAGGTTTCAATGCCGATATGCAAGCACTTATGATAGCCCTCTATATTGCGATGGACAGTTTCGGCACCGCCTGCAATGTAACCGGCGATGGCGCCATTGCTATTGTCGTGGATAAGATATTCAGAAAGGATAAATAA
- a CDS encoding HAD family hydrolase — MQYKNIIFDLGNVLVKLNPEGCIGAFKAIGMGELANPNPQSEGMKLMSKLGVGMITTEAFCDAARELTGADVTNEEIIDAANKMLVEIPDEKKERLLQLKKAGYRLFLLSNTIDIHWDYCVEHLFPYQNHGVEDYFEHCFLSQRMHLAKPDARIYEEVIRQANINPDDTLFIDDLTENCEAAEKLGIHTFQNVKLDDWLSLRF, encoded by the coding sequence ATGCAATACAAGAATATCATATTTGATTTAGGTAATGTCCTGGTGAAGCTCAATCCGGAAGGATGCATCGGGGCTTTCAAGGCGATAGGAATGGGGGAACTGGCTAATCCGAATCCTCAGAGTGAAGGGATGAAGCTGATGAGCAAACTGGGTGTGGGAATGATTACCACCGAAGCATTCTGCGATGCAGCCCGTGAGTTGACAGGAGCTGATGTGACGAATGAAGAAATCATCGATGCAGCCAACAAGATGCTGGTGGAGATTCCTGATGAGAAAAAGGAGCGACTCCTGCAGTTGAAGAAGGCTGGTTACCGCCTCTTCCTCTTGAGCAATACCATTGATATACATTGGGATTATTGCGTGGAGCATCTCTTCCCTTATCAGAACCATGGGGTAGAGGATTATTTCGAGCACTGTTTCCTCTCTCAGCGAATGCATCTGGCAAAACCTGATGCCCGTATCTATGAAGAGGTAATCAGGCAGGCGAACATCAATCCCGATGATACTCTCTTCATCGATGATCTGACGGAAAACTGCGAGGCTGCCGAGAAACTGGGCATCCATACCTTCCAGAACGTGAAGCTCGATGATTGGCTTTCACTTCGATTCTGA
- a CDS encoding DUF6078 family protein, protein MTQADLVRLYFNKESAYNSWDYCFNQQCPLAQECAHYLSVTYKKPEQTKGYAIYPDAYHDNKCEHFLQLQMMKMAYGFTNILEELKRKDEASFRVHMTSYFGSKTSYYRYKLGQTGLVPEQQQYVLKWCQQHGYTNMRFDRYAEEVNY, encoded by the coding sequence ATGACACAAGCAGATTTAGTCAGACTCTACTTCAACAAAGAAAGTGCTTACAACTCATGGGACTATTGCTTCAACCAGCAATGTCCACTGGCTCAGGAATGTGCACACTATCTGTCCGTAACCTACAAAAAACCGGAACAGACCAAAGGCTACGCCATCTATCCCGATGCCTACCACGACAACAAGTGCGAACATTTCCTGCAGCTACAGATGATGAAAATGGCATACGGCTTTACGAATATTCTTGAAGAACTGAAACGTAAAGACGAAGCCAGTTTCAGAGTACACATGACTTCCTACTTCGGAAGCAAGACTTCATACTATCGCTATAAATTAGGACAGACAGGACTCGTGCCTGAACAGCAGCAGTACGTGCTGAAATGGTGCCAGCAACATGGATACACCAACATGAGGTTCGACCGCTATGCAGAAGAGGTCAACTATTAA
- a CDS encoding DUF418 domain-containing protein, with protein MNFYKTLGLKNSRIDVADALRGLAVAGIILYHSVEHFNMYDGSIAHAYTLGCDDWMADVLALLLSGKMYGIFALLFGLSFFIMNDNQQQRGNCFSGRFAWRMFLLAMLGIVNTAFFDGDILFSYAIYGLVLIPLSYFPTKWLWWVVVFLFIQPIEIYSLITGWQVDASSLGEVYGNMYHGHQHGTFLENAYSNLRYGQVATYYWCLMKGRHTQTICLFILGMLVGRKRWFYNENNNLALWKKVLAVSILVLIVGGIADVRHMETWNNWLYPIYNFFILSFVVSGFVLLWYGKEWFRKGLSFLRQFGKMSLTNYFLQSIIGCGLFAYYGFNLQTKLGITYAFFVGIAMVVVQCLFSNLWLKYHSHGPFEGIWKKLTWIKF; from the coding sequence ATGAATTTTTACAAGACATTAGGACTGAAAAACAGCCGTATTGACGTGGCTGATGCCTTGAGAGGATTGGCCGTAGCAGGTATTATTCTCTATCACTCTGTGGAGCATTTCAATATGTACGATGGAAGCATAGCGCATGCTTATACGCTGGGGTGTGATGATTGGATGGCAGATGTGCTGGCATTGCTGCTGTCGGGAAAGATGTATGGCATCTTTGCCCTGCTCTTCGGATTAAGCTTCTTTATCATGAATGATAATCAGCAGCAGCGTGGAAATTGCTTTTCGGGTAGATTCGCCTGGCGAATGTTCCTCCTGGCAATGCTCGGTATCGTGAACACCGCCTTCTTCGATGGTGACATCCTTTTTTCCTATGCCATCTATGGACTGGTTCTCATCCCATTGAGTTATTTTCCTACCAAATGGCTCTGGTGGGTGGTTGTCTTTCTCTTTATCCAGCCGATAGAAATTTACTCCCTCATTACCGGATGGCAGGTAGATGCATCGTCGTTGGGAGAGGTGTATGGAAACATGTATCATGGTCATCAGCACGGCACCTTCCTGGAGAATGCCTACAGTAACCTGCGATACGGACAGGTGGCTACCTATTACTGGTGCCTGATGAAGGGAAGACATACGCAGACCATCTGCCTCTTCATACTCGGAATGCTGGTGGGCAGAAAGCGTTGGTTCTACAATGAGAACAACAACCTGGCTTTGTGGAAGAAGGTGCTGGCGGTTTCCATCCTGGTATTGATTGTGGGTGGCATCGCTGATGTGCGCCACATGGAAACATGGAACAATTGGCTTTATCCTATCTACAACTTCTTTATCCTCTCGTTTGTAGTATCAGGATTCGTTTTGTTGTGGTACGGAAAGGAATGGTTCAGAAAGGGATTGTCGTTCCTGCGCCAGTTTGGTAAGATGAGTCTTACCAACTATTTCCTCCAGTCTATCATCGGTTGCGGATTGTTTGCCTATTATGGTTTCAATCTCCAGACAAAGCTTGGCATCACCTACGCCTTTTTTGTGGGTATCGCCATGGTAGTAGTACAATGCCTCTTCTCCAACCTCTGGCTCAAGTATCACTCCCATGGTCCTTTCGAGGGAATTTGGAAGAAGCTGACCTGGATTAAGTTCTAA
- a CDS encoding ISL3 family transposase, whose translation METIANICKGTENLGNNQTDLKLNAFEVGENLVAFLIPHFANFVIINYTITEDEVALTLKSKSTCACCDRCHIETHHTRGWQKRKVTMPPLGGKRFTLILYMRKFHCKADGHFFTEQQPDWLNKYARFSIDCTRLMNQVHLQMSSVSASRILSDMGIHCCPNTCINHLKNIKLASDRTATNIGIDDFAKRKGYSYGSAIVNHDTGQVLELIDSRDSEKVAEVLSLYHHVSTITLDRGKCYIKAIKKALPAATVVADKFHIMENLTKALFPQVQSRFLHERKRLLDKSEIGPKPPVLDQSWVLQGIYASLDSMSKDVEKAKTLAKRKLCLQMHVNQELSIKDIHDKTGYSSCEIKKLLDATYESFLNPSQLWVYKNVKYISDRILEKKTLEYSGVVKGVHGSGKKYAMKMLLSILREKWKNEYGEYKERMRKFLSKESIRMEEHDLWNAIVHFNSRPKTESVKIFMQQKNMYDLKYFVSTFQGILSGENKMGLYKWINMAIGCGVDGIEKFAMGLLDDYQAIKNSITSKWNNGILEGTVCKIKTVKRIMAGRASITLLEKKVALKL comes from the coding sequence ATGGAGACAATCGCTAACATTTGCAAAGGTACAGAAAATTTAGGAAACAACCAAACGGATTTAAAATTAAATGCTTTTGAAGTGGGAGAAAACCTCGTTGCTTTCCTCATCCCCCACTTTGCTAATTTCGTTATAATCAACTATACCATCACAGAGGATGAAGTGGCACTGACGCTAAAAAGCAAGTCTACTTGCGCTTGCTGTGATCGTTGCCATATCGAGACACATCATACCCGTGGCTGGCAAAAAAGGAAAGTAACCATGCCTCCGCTCGGTGGAAAACGTTTTACACTGATTTTGTATATGCGTAAATTTCACTGTAAGGCCGATGGTCATTTCTTTACAGAGCAACAGCCCGATTGGCTCAACAAGTATGCTAGATTTTCCATTGACTGTACAAGACTAATGAACCAAGTGCACTTACAGATGTCATCAGTCTCAGCTTCCAGAATATTGTCGGATATGGGAATACATTGCTGCCCCAACACATGTATCAATCATCTCAAGAATATAAAACTAGCTTCAGATAGGACGGCAACCAACATTGGTATAGACGATTTTGCTAAAAGGAAAGGCTATTCGTATGGTAGTGCCATCGTCAATCATGACACTGGTCAAGTGTTGGAATTGATTGATTCTAGAGACTCCGAAAAGGTCGCTGAAGTCCTGAGCCTCTATCATCATGTGTCCACCATCACTCTCGATAGGGGCAAGTGTTACATCAAGGCTATAAAGAAGGCTCTTCCTGCAGCAACTGTTGTCGCAGACAAATTCCATATTATGGAAAATTTGACGAAAGCACTTTTCCCACAAGTCCAAAGCCGCTTCTTGCATGAAAGAAAACGTTTGTTGGACAAAAGTGAAATTGGTCCCAAACCTCCAGTCTTAGATCAATCCTGGGTGCTACAAGGTATTTATGCATCTTTGGACTCAATGAGTAAAGACGTGGAAAAAGCTAAAACATTGGCTAAGCGGAAGTTGTGTCTTCAAATGCATGTAAATCAAGAGCTCTCTATAAAGGATATCCATGACAAAACAGGCTATAGCAGTTGCGAGATTAAGAAACTGCTAGATGCAACTTATGAGAGTTTTCTCAACCCTAGCCAACTATGGGTATATAAAAATGTGAAGTACATATCAGATAGAATCTTAGAGAAAAAGACTTTGGAATACTCAGGTGTGGTCAAGGGCGTTCATGGTTCGGGGAAAAAGTATGCAATGAAAATGTTGCTGTCCATTCTGAGGGAGAAATGGAAAAATGAATATGGGGAGTACAAAGAAAGAATGAGGAAATTTCTATCAAAAGAAAGCATACGAATGGAAGAGCATGATCTTTGGAACGCAATTGTACACTTTAATTCAAGACCAAAGACGGAATCTGTCAAGATTTTCATGCAACAAAAAAACATGTATGATTTGAAATACTTTGTCTCCACATTTCAAGGGATATTGAGTGGAGAGAACAAAATGGGACTATACAAATGGATAAATATGGCCATTGGATGTGGGGTGGATGGAATAGAAAAGTTTGCCATGGGTTTGCTTGACGACTACCAGGCCATCAAGAATTCCATTACCAGCAAATGGAACAATGGAATTCTTGAAGGAACGGTATGCAAGATAAAAACAGTAAAACGAATTATGGCAGGACGAGCCTCCATCACCTTGTTGGAGAAAAAGGTTGCGCTTAAGCTTTAG